A single region of the Salmo salar chromosome ssa16, Ssal_v3.1, whole genome shotgun sequence genome encodes:
- the LOC106573976 gene encoding GTP-binding protein Di-Ras1 has translation MPEQSNDYRVVVFGAGGVGKSSLVLRFVKGTFRDTYIPTVEDTYRQVISCDKSVCTLQITDTTGSHQFPAMQRLSISKGHAFILVYSVTSRQSLEELKPIYQQVLAIKGTVDAIPVMLVGNKSDETQREVETTEGEAQAAAWKCAFMETSAKMNYNVKELFQELLTLEKKRNMSLSIDGKRSGKQKRADKLKGKCSIM, from the coding sequence ATGCCGGAGCAGAGCAACGACTACCGTGTGGTGGTGTTTGGGGCCGGCGGCGTGGGCAAGAGCTCCCTGGTTCTCCGCTTCGTCAAGGGCACCTTCCGGGACACCTACATCCCCACTGTGGAGGACACCTACCGCCAGGTGATCAGCTGTGACAAGAGCGTGTGCACCCTCCAGATCACCGACACCACGGGCAGCCACCAGTTTCCCGCCATGCAGCGCCTGTCCATCTCCAAGGGCCACGCCTTCATCCTGGTCTACTCCGTCACCAGCCGCCAGTCCCTGGAGGAGCTCAAGCCCATCTACCAGCAGGTGCTTGCCATCAAGGGCACCGTGGACGCCATCCCTGTCATGCTGGTAGGCAACAAGAGTGACGAAACCCAGCGTGAGGTGGAGACCACGGAGGGTGAGGCGCAGGCGGCAGCATGGAAGTGTGCCTTCATGGAAACCTCTGCCAAGATGAACTACAACGTCAAAGAGCTCTTCCAGGAGCTGCTTACCCTGGAAAAGAAGAGGAACATGAGTCTGAGCATTGATGGCAAGCGCTCTGGCAAGCAGAAGCGTGCCGACAAGCTCAAGGGCAAGTGTAGCATCATGTAG